One genomic segment of Fundulus heteroclitus isolate FHET01 unplaced genomic scaffold, MU-UCD_Fhet_4.1 scaffold_88, whole genome shotgun sequence includes these proteins:
- the LOC110368315 gene encoding uncharacterized protein LOC110368315 → MISVYTADNASVNYGRYNSVFQKLKENNNCILKANCVAHIVHNSAKHAGDRLHINIENVVNKTFSHFSSSAKRIEELRSIHTFVETEYQSLLRHVPTRWLSLWPAVKRLHDSWAPIKTYFLSLEEDECPKSIWRLFKDDQDGEGNPLDLQVYLSFLSNTLKIFHDTVLVVEREDVTVCELYNMMFTLKTKLQQRQSDGFFGAQTSVLFQQFPDRQAVVLREDTYLEQRYDSNYQKKLASLGLKKSPFNFPHLCEAVEVLQLSKKLDMDALYDEYCVVLPHQQAIVESGAPVVEKWATLLKHTHTPNMTVLASFLLSVPITNASVERVFSLMTGCWTDTRNRCSVNLIKSEIQVKSNFTFSCKDFYTYVVKEKVLLNAARSNKKYNFKKKPEDAGEMV, encoded by the exons ATGATATCTGTGTATACCGCTGACAATGCTAGTGTGAATTACGGGAGATACAACTCTGTCTTCCAGAAACTGAAAGAGAACAACAATTGCATTTTGAAGGCAAACTGTGTGGCCCACATCGTTCACAACAGTGCAAAACACGCAGGAGATCGGCTACATATCAACATCGAAAATGTCGTCAACAAGACCTTTAGCCACTTCTCCTCATCTGCCAAACGCATTGAGGAACTTAGATCAATTCACACCTTTGTGGAGACAGAGTACCAGTCCCTGCTTAGACATGTGCCCACAAGATGGCTGAGCTTGTGGCCTGCAGTGAAGAGGCTTCACGACAGCTGGGCTCCTATCAAGACCTACTTTCTCTCTTTGGAAGAGGACGAGTGCCCAAAGTCAATATGGCGACTGTTCAAGGATGACCAGGATGGTGAGGGCAACCCCCTTGATCTACAG GTTTACCTGTCCTTCCTCAGCAATACGCTGAAGATTTTCCATGACACTGTGCTGGTGGTGGAGCGAGAAGATGTGACTGTCTGTGAGCTCTACAATATGATGTTCACCCTAAAAACCAAGCTACAGCAACGACAGAGTGATGGTTTCTTTGGGGCCCAGACGAGTGTACTCTTCCAGCAGTttccagacagacaggcagTTGTGCTCAGAGAGGACACCTACCTGGAGCAGCGCTATGACTCCAACTACCAGAAGAAATTGGCTAGCCTGGGACTAAAAAAAAGCCCATTTAACTTCCCCCATCTCTGTGAAGCTGTAGAGGTCCTGCAGCTAAGCAAGAAGCTGGACATGGATGCGCTATATGATGAGTATTGTGTCGTTCTGCCGCACCAACAGGCCATCGTGGAGTCTGGAGCTCCAGTTGTGGAGAAGTGGGCCACCTTActcaagcacacacacacaccaaacatGACAGTATTAGCTTCTTTCCTCTTGAGTGTACCAATCACCAATGCTTCAGTGGAGAGGGTCTTTTCACTGATGACAGGATGCTGGACGGACACAAGGAACAGATGTTCAGTAAACCTCATCAAGTCAGAAATTCAGGTGAAGAGCAACTTCACATTCAGTTGCAAGGACTTTTACACTTATGTAGTGAAAGAGAAGGTTCTCCTCAATGCTGCACGCTCCAACAAGAAATACAACTTCAAGAAAAAACCTGAAG ATGCTGGTGAAATGGTTTGA